A segment of the Niveibacterium umoris genome:
GGGCTGCGCCCCCCGGCAACACTGCGTGCGATCTCGGTCGCCCATGACGATCTGGGCAAACCGGTCTATGCCTTCGATGTTCCCCTTGCACAGGCGATGCATGCCCGGCAGTGGGTCGCGCATCTGTCGATCAGCGATGAAAAAGAATCTGTCGTGGCCTTTGCCTTGATCGAACATCGCGGCCAGAGCGCAGATGCGGCCTAGCCGAGCTCCTGGTTCGGCCCGACGCTTGCACATTCAGGATAATCATTCATGACCCCGCTTGAGTTGCCACTTGGACCCGTGATGTGCGACGTCGCGGGCGTCTCCTTGACCGACGATGAGCGCCAGCGGCTGCGCCATCCGCTCGTCGGGGGCGTGATTCTTTTCGCACGCAATTTCGAGTCGCCTGAGCAACTCGCGGCACTCGCGCGCGACATTCATGCGCTGCGCTCGCCGGCCCTGATCATTGCGGTCGACCATGAGGGCGGCCGCGTACAACGCTTTCGTAGTGGCTTTACCCGCTTGCCGCCGATGCGCGCGCTCGGCGCTGCCTGGCTGCGCGATCACGTCGAGGGGCTGGAACTGGCGCGCCACACGGGCTACGTGTTGGCCGCAGAGCTGCTGGCTCACGGTGTTGACCTGAGTTTCACCCCGGTGCTCGATCTGGACCATGGTCGCAGTTCGGTCATTGGCGATCGCGCGTTCTCCGGTGACCCCGCTGTTGCGGCTTCATTGGCGCAGGCGCTTGTGGTCGGGCTGCGCGAAGCCGGTATGGGCGCGGTCGGCAAGCATTTTCCCGGTCATGGTTGGGCCGAAGCCGATTCCCACGTCGCGCTGCCGCAGGACGAGCGCGGTTTCGACCAGATCTGGGAGCAGGACATTGCGCCTTACCGGCACCGCCTTGGGCGACAGCTTGCTGGCGTCATGCCGGCGCATGTGATCTACACCCAGGTCGACCCGAAGCCGGCGGGGTTTTCGCACTACTGGCTTCAGGAAGTGCTACGTCAGCGCCTGGGCTTTACCGGGGTCATCTTCTCGGACGACCTCACGATGGAGGGGGCGACCGTCGCCGGAGATATTGCCGCACGCGCTGACGCCGCGTATGCGGCGGGGTGCGACATGGTGCTCGTCTGCAACCGGCCTGATCTGGCGGATACGCTTCTGGCGAAATGGCACCCGCAGGTCTCTGCGTCCAGCACCGCACGCATTCAGGCTCTTCGCCCGAGCGTAGATCGCGACGCTTTCGACCTCGCGGTGGAAGCGAAGTACGTCAGCGCCCAGCGCGCCGTATCCGATTTCAACGCCACGCTTGCCTGAGCCGCTCATGGCATTTGATGCGCGGGAGTTCCTGAGGACGCTGACCGAATCCCCGGGGGTCTACCGCATGATCGGCGCTGACGAAGAGGTGCTCTACGTCGGCAAGGCCAAGAACCTCAAACGTCGCGTATCGAGCTACTTCCAGAAAAACCACCCGAGTCCGCGCATCGCGCTGATGGTGTCGCGGATTGCGCGGGTGGATACGACGGCAGTGCGCTCCGAGACCGAAGCGCTGATCCTCGAAAACAACCTCATCAAGGCCCTCAAGCCGCGGTACAACATCCTCTTTCGCGACGACAAGAGCTACCCGTACATCATGCTCAGCGGCGATGCGTTTCCGCGCATTGCTTACTATCGGGGGGCATTTGCCAAGGGTTCGCGCTACTTTGGACCTTTCCCCAGTTCCTGGGCGGCGCGTGAAAGCGTCAACCTGATTCAGAAGATGTTCCGCCTGCGTACCTGTGAAGAGAGCGTCTTCGCCAATCGCTCGCGGCCCTGTCTGCTGCACCAGATCAAACGCTGCTCCGCCCCCTGCGTTGCGCTGATCTCGCCTGAGGATTACGCACGCGATGTTCGGATGGCGAGCATGTTTCTCGACGGGCGCCATAGCGAAATCATCGATCAGCTTGGCGTGCAAATGCAGCAGGCGGCAGAGCGATTCGCATACGAAGAAGCAGCCTTTTTCCGCGACCAGATCCGATCCCTGCAGACTGTTCTGCACAAGCAGTTCGTCGACTCCGGTCGTGACGAAGATGTGGATGTCGTGGTTGCGGTCGAAGTTGCGGGCGTCGTCTGCGTAAACCTTGCGATGGTCAGAGGCGGACGCCACCTTGGTGATCGTCCGCAATTTCCGCAAGGCGGCGAGACGCTGGGCGCCGGCGATGCATTGCTGGCCTTCATCGAGCAGCACTACCTCGAACATCCTGCGCCAACCCGTTTGGTGGTGTCGGGGGTGGTGCCCGAAGATGCCCGCCGTTTTGTCGATGAGACACTTGAACTCCGGATTGCCGTGGTCGCCCCGCGTTTCGAGGCCGAAAGAGCGTGGGTCGAGATGGCCGAGCGCAATGCCCGTGAGGCAATCGAAATCCGCCTGCGCGAATCCGGGCGCGTTGCGGACCAGCTGGACGCATTGAGATCGGCGCTCGAACTTCAGGATGCGCCACAGCGCATCGAATGTTTCGATATCAGCCATACGATGGGCGAGGCCACGATCGCGTCCTGCGTGGTGTGGGAAGACGGCGGAATGAAGAAGTCCGAGTACCGTCGATTCAACATCGCGGGTGTCGAACCCGGCGACGACTACGGCGCGATGCGACAGGCCCTGGAGCGACGCTATGGCAAGGTGGCTGCGGGGGAGGGGGCACGGCCCGACCTCATCCTCATCGACGGCGGTAAGGGGCAGGTCAGCGTGGCTTACGAAGTGCTCGTCGAACTGGGTCTGGAAACGATCGCCATGCTGGGGGTTGCGAAAGGCGAGGCGCGCAAGGCAGGGCTGGAGCAATTGGTATTCCCCGACAATCGGGCGCCGCTGGTGCTCGGTGGCGAGCACGCCGGGCTTCACCTGATCCAGACCGTGCGCGACGAGGCACATCGTTTCGCGATCACCGGAATGCGCGCGAAGCGAGCCAAAGCGCGCGTCGGATCTCGTCTCGACGATATCCCCGGAATTGGGCCGACGCGTCGCAAGAAACTCATCGAGACGTTTGGCGGGCTCGCTGGCGTCAAGGAGGCGACGGTCGAAGACCTCTGTCGCGTCAGCGGCGTCAATCGAAAACTCGCGGAAGCGATCTACAATGCGCTACGCGACTGAATCGCTGGCGCCTCATCCAACCCGCACATGCAGCTAAATATTCCGAACACCCTGACCTGGGCCCGCATCGTTCTCATTCCGTTGTTTGTCGGCGTCTTCTATCTGCCCGAAACCTGGCTCTCGATGCCGGAAAAGAATATCTGGGCGTGCGTCATGTTCGTTGCGGCGGCCGTAACTGACTGGTTTGACGGCTATCTGGCGCGCAAGCTGGGTCAGACGTCGGCATTTGGCGCATTCCTCGATCCGGTGGCCGACAAACTCATGGTCGGCGCGGCGTTGGTAATGCTCGTGGAGTTGGGGCGCGTCGATGCATTGATCGCGTTTGTCATCATCGGGCGCGAAATCACGATTTCCGCGCTGCGTGAATGGATGGCCCAGGTCGGCGCCTCACGCAGTGTCGCGGTTTCGTTTATCGGCAAGCTCAAGACGACCGCGCAGATGATTGCCATTCCCGTGCTGCTGTTTAATGGAAACCTGTTTGGCTTCTCGGTCAATCCTGTCGGAATGTTGTTGATCTGGGTGGCTGCGGTGCTCACCCTGTGGTCCATGGGCTATTACCTGAAGCGGGCCGCCGTTGCGCTGTCCGAGGCAGGAAAGGGTTGACGCTGGCAGAAAGTCGGCTATAATTCATCTCTCTGCGACGCGGGAGTAGCTCAGTTGGTAGAGCGCAACCTTGCCAAGGTTGAGGTCGCGAGTTCGAGACTCGTCTCCCGCTCCAGCCGAAATTTGGGGAAAGCCCGGTGCTTTCCCCTTTTAGTTAGGCTGCGGGTCGTCACAGGTTGATCCGCACACGGCGCGGTAGCAAAGCGGTTATGCACCGGATTGCAAATCCGTGTAGGTCGGTTCGACTCCGGCCCGCGCCTCCAGAGTACTGCGGGAGTAGCTCAGTTGGTAGAGCGCAACCTTGCCAAGGTTGAGGTCGCGAGTTCGAGACTCGTCTCCCGCTCCAGGCACAGAAGGGGAAGGCTTTTAGCCTTCCCCTTTTTTGTTTGCTTTCCTGGGTCGTTGGGTGTGGTTGCGCGTCAGCCGACGTGCACGGACGACTGAGCGCTCCCGGTTGGGCGCGGGTACGTACCGAAGCCCACCCTGCAAATCCGGGACTGGCCTGCTGGGATGATCTTGAGAACTGCAGGCATTACGGCGTCAGAGAGTTCCTGCTGACTTTCGCGTCAATCACGGGTATGCTGCGCCCACCCAGCGTTTTCCAATCTTCGCTGCGGTCTCTGATTACCACCCGATCGCACGGCCCAAGGCCTTTTCGCCGATCTCATTCTCGTCAGCCTGGATTGGTGTCGCTCGATTTCGAGAGACGGGCCGTCGCTGGAGCAGTTTCATGAATTCCGAAGTTACGTTTGCCAGCTTGGCGCTGGCCGAACCCCTATTGCGTGCAATCGGCGAGGCCGGTTACACGCACCCGACGCCGATCCAGGCGCAGGCGATTCCTCTGGTGATGCAGGGGGGTGACCTGATGGCTGCCGCGCAAACCGGCACCGGCAAGACGGCCGGATTCACATTGCCGA
Coding sequences within it:
- the acpS gene encoding holo-ACP synthase: MIVGIGTDIVAIARVRASLERHGDAFAERILAANEFDDYRAVRDGARFLAKRFAAKEAFAKAFGTGLRPPATLRAISVAHDDLGKPVYAFDVPLAQAMHARQWVAHLSISDEKESVVAFALIEHRGQSADAA
- the uvrC gene encoding excinuclease ABC subunit UvrC, translated to MAFDAREFLRTLTESPGVYRMIGADEEVLYVGKAKNLKRRVSSYFQKNHPSPRIALMVSRIARVDTTAVRSETEALILENNLIKALKPRYNILFRDDKSYPYIMLSGDAFPRIAYYRGAFAKGSRYFGPFPSSWAARESVNLIQKMFRLRTCEESVFANRSRPCLLHQIKRCSAPCVALISPEDYARDVRMASMFLDGRHSEIIDQLGVQMQQAAERFAYEEAAFFRDQIRSLQTVLHKQFVDSGRDEDVDVVVAVEVAGVVCVNLAMVRGGRHLGDRPQFPQGGETLGAGDALLAFIEQHYLEHPAPTRLVVSGVVPEDARRFVDETLELRIAVVAPRFEAERAWVEMAERNAREAIEIRLRESGRVADQLDALRSALELQDAPQRIECFDISHTMGEATIASCVVWEDGGMKKSEYRRFNIAGVEPGDDYGAMRQALERRYGKVAAGEGARPDLILIDGGKGQVSVAYEVLVELGLETIAMLGVAKGEARKAGLEQLVFPDNRAPLVLGGEHAGLHLIQTVRDEAHRFAITGMRAKRAKARVGSRLDDIPGIGPTRRKKLIETFGGLAGVKEATVEDLCRVSGVNRKLAEAIYNALRD
- the nagZ gene encoding beta-N-acetylhexosaminidase, which encodes MTPLELPLGPVMCDVAGVSLTDDERQRLRHPLVGGVILFARNFESPEQLAALARDIHALRSPALIIAVDHEGGRVQRFRSGFTRLPPMRALGAAWLRDHVEGLELARHTGYVLAAELLAHGVDLSFTPVLDLDHGRSSVIGDRAFSGDPAVAASLAQALVVGLREAGMGAVGKHFPGHGWAEADSHVALPQDERGFDQIWEQDIAPYRHRLGRQLAGVMPAHVIYTQVDPKPAGFSHYWLQEVLRQRLGFTGVIFSDDLTMEGATVAGDIAARADAAYAAGCDMVLVCNRPDLADTLLAKWHPQVSASSTARIQALRPSVDRDAFDLAVEAKYVSAQRAVSDFNATLA
- the pgsA gene encoding CDP-diacylglycerol--glycerol-3-phosphate 3-phosphatidyltransferase, which translates into the protein MQLNIPNTLTWARIVLIPLFVGVFYLPETWLSMPEKNIWACVMFVAAAVTDWFDGYLARKLGQTSAFGAFLDPVADKLMVGAALVMLVELGRVDALIAFVIIGREITISALREWMAQVGASRSVAVSFIGKLKTTAQMIAIPVLLFNGNLFGFSVNPVGMLLIWVAAVLTLWSMGYYLKRAAVALSEAGKG